In Lonchura striata isolate bLonStr1 chromosome 2, bLonStr1.mat, whole genome shotgun sequence, a single genomic region encodes these proteins:
- the XG gene encoding glycoprotein Xg: protein MPGCLPVHSVSASRSEDSMAGVTAHGQKFRDALRSGDHGNLPADLVSSVTFLLGQHDFDLADALDHPDDIITRKPTVIRRPTRPVFNNDLHLGDALGGGDISRKPLYPPLPPRPGTYGNSGGFDDSDLLDGKPLPPGEEEHHFNHGGNTDSGLIAGVTSPVISAFVILVVGSIAAYTAYKNKKLCFKPRGGAAV, encoded by the exons ATGCCAGGATGTCTGCCTGTGCATAGCGTGTCTGCATCAAGATCAGAGGATTCCATGGCTGGGGTGACAGCCCATGGGCAGAAGTTCAGGGATG CACTCAGGTCTGGAGATCATGGAAACCTGCCTGCTGACTTAGTGTCTTCTGTCACATTCCTTTTAGGTCAACATGATTTTGATTTAGCTGATGCCCTTGATCACCCTG ATGACATAATTACCAGGAAGCCTACAGTGATCCGAAGACCAACAAGACCTGTGTTCA ACAATGACCTACATTTAGGAGATGCTCTTGGTGGGG GTGACATCTCAAGAAAACCTTTATACCCACCTCTTCCACCACGCCCAGGAACTTATGGCAATTCTG GAGGTTTTGATGACTCAGATCTCCTTGATGGAAAGCCTTTACCACCAG GAGAAGAGGAGCATCATTTCAATCATGGAGGCAACACAG ATTCGGGTTTAATAGCTGGAGTTACATCTCCtgtaatttctgcttttgtgaTACTGGTTGTTGGATCAATAGCAGCCTACACTGCTTACAAGAATAAGAAACTTTGTTTCAAACCACGTG gtggGGCTGCAGTGTAA